A single genomic interval of Camelina sativa cultivar DH55 chromosome 11, Cs, whole genome shotgun sequence harbors:
- the LOC104721991 gene encoding GDSL esterase/lipase At4g28780, which produces MSTFLLTSIFIAATLILMPQQTNAARAFFVFGDSLVDSGNNNYLVTTARADSPPYGIDYPTGRPTGRFSNGLNLPDIISEQIGSEPTLPILSPELTGEKLLIGANFASAGIGILNDTGVQFLNILRIGRQFELFQEYQERVSEIIGSDKTQQLVNGALVLMTLGGNDFVNNYFFPLSSRRRQSSLEEFSQLLISEYKKILVRLYELGARRVMVTGTGPLGCVPAELASSGSVNGECAPEAQQAAAIFNPLLVQMLQGLNREIGSDVFIGANAFEMNADFINNPQRFGFVTSKVACCGQGAYNGRGICTPLSSLCPDRNAYAFWDPFHPTEKATRLIVQQIMTGSVEYMSPMNLSTIMALDSRI; this is translated from the exons ATGTCCACCTTTCTCCTAACATCGATTTTTATAGCCGCCACGCTTATTCTTATGCCGCAACAAACAAATGCGGCTAGAGCGTTCTTCGTGTTTGGCGACTCACTCGTGGACAGTGGTAACAACAATTACTTAGTCACCACCGCTCGTGCCGATTCTCCTCCCTACGGAATAGATTATCCGACAGGTCGACCAACCGGTCGTTTCTCCAATGGCTTGAACCTTCCTGACATTATCA GTGAACAAATTGGATCTGAGCCTACATTACCAATTCTTAGCCCTGAGCTCACCGGAGAGAAGCTATTGATCGGAGCTAACTTTGCCTCTGCCGGCATTGGGATACTTAACGACACCGGAGTTCAATTT TTGAACATACTAAGGATCGGTAGGCAATTCGAGCTGTTCCAAGAGTAtcaagagagagtgagtgagatTATAGGTTCAGACAAAACACAACAGCTTGTAAACGGGGCTCTTGTCCTCATGACTCTCGGAGGCAATGATTTCGTCAACAACTACTTCTTCCCCCTCTCTTCTAGAAGACGCCAATCATCTCTGGAGGAATTTAGCCAGCTTCTCATCTCCGAGTACAAGAAAATCCTTGTG AGGCTGTACGAGTTGGGAGCAAGAAGGGTGATGGTGACAGGAACAGGACCGTTGGGTTGTGTACCAGCTGAGCTTGCCTCATCCGGAAGTGTGAATGGAGAATGCGCACCCGAGGCCCAACAGGCTGCAGCAATCTTCAATCCGCTTTTGGTTCAAATGCTTCAGGGACTTAACCGTGAGATTGGTTCTGATGTTTTCATTGGGGCTAATGCCTTTGAGATGAATGCGGATTTCATCAATAATCCCCAAAGATTTG GTTTCGTGACGTCAAAGGTAGCGTGTTGCGGGCAAGGAGCATACAACGGTCGAGGCATTTGCACCCCATTATCGAGCCTATGCCCTGACCGCAACGCGTATGCTTTCTGGGACCCTTTCCACCCGACCGAGAAAGCCACCCGACTCATCGTCCAACAAATCATGACTGGTTCGGTTGAGTACATGAGCCCCATGAACCTTAGTACTATCATGGCTTTAGATTCAAGAATATAA